GTAAATATAAAAGTACATCTAAAAGACTAGTTTTGCTAGACAAAAGTATAATGTCGTTAGTAAGAGTGTGTACTTTTTGTCATTAAAAACAATATATGAAGTGTACTTTGATATTTACAAATGAATTTTTTGattatttattcaaaatatatattaaaatataaaatagtgaATTTGAATAAGTTAAATGAGAAATGAATTTGACTGACCTGAGCGAAATTAGCTAGGACAAGGAGAGGGAAGGTAGCAAGAATGAGAAGAGAAACCCTCCATTCAACAATGAAAGCAACAATGAAAGAAGTGAGGAGGGAAGTCATGTTCTGTAAAATGACAGAAATCCTCTCAGCAATGGCAGACTTGACATCAGCTGCATCCGTTGCAAGCCTTGCTGCCACCAGGCTTGAGTTGTGTTCCTCCTCATCGAACCATCCTACTTCATTCCTCAATATAGCTACCATATACAAATCAAATTAACATTAATTAATCACATAACATAGAGATTTAATTAGTGTTAGtgacttaattaattaatgttaatTACCTGCAAGCATCATTCTTCTAACCCTAGTGGTGAGGTTCTCACCCATGATACTGAAAAAGTAATGTTGAATCAAATATGCACCAACTGCATAGAGTCCAGCTCCAATGTATATAAACACATACTCCTTGGTTTTCTTCTCCATGGATGCATAGTTTCTATAGTAAAAGACTTCAATCATGTTACTCATCACAATTGCAAATGTTGGCCCAATGAATCCGGAGAGAACAGAACCAACGGCTCCCATGATTGAGTAAGGCCATTCGGGGGCATTCATCTTGAGCAGCCGGAGAAAGTATCCGTCCGGGGCCGGATTCTTCTTATCCGTCTCGGCATTGGATATCATTTCTATGCGGCCGTCGGCTCCGGTGCTGTATTGGTAGCTCAAGTTCCTTAAGCTTCCGGACCGGAGGCTTAAGGACTTTGTAGAGAGGGAATGGCTGAGGCGGGAGGATCGTGTCCGGCGAGTTGAGGGGTTGGAGAAGTCCCTATTTCCAACCATTTCTTGGAACCTAATTAGTGATGCATAGGTTCCTGCCTTGGCAATGAGTTCCTCGTGTGTTCCTGTCTCCACCACTTGTCCTTGCTGGATCACGGCGATGGTATCAACGTTTCTTATGGTCGAAAGACGATGCGCTACAACCACGGTTGTTCTTCCCACCATGAGCCTGTCTAGTGCCTCTTGAACAATGCTCTCTGATCCCGCATCTAGAGCACTTGTTGCCTCATCCAAAAGCAGAATCTTTGGATTCTTCAACATTGCTCTTGCAATTGCAATTCTCTGCTTTTGGCCTCCGGATAATTGCACTCCTCGTTCTCCCACCTGAGTGTTATAGCCGTTGGGAAGCAAGGTAATAAAGCTATGAGCATTTGCAGCAGAAGCTGCTGCTTCCACTTCAGCCATTGTTGCATCAGGTTTTCCATAGAGTATGTTCTCAAGAATGGTGGTTGCGAACAGCGCAGGTTCTTGATTCACCAATCCGATTTGATCGCGCAACCATTTTAGTTGCAGTGTCTTGATGTCCACATTATCAAGCAGAACTTGACCTGCTTCGCCATTTCGAAATAAAAAAACAGAGACTAAGCATAACTCCATAGTTCAGATAAAAAACACCTTGCTATTTATCTAAAACTTTTTTTACCTTCATTTGGATCATAGAACCTTTCAATCAAGGAAACAACTGTACTCTTTCCTGATCCACTACCACCTACAACCGCCACCGTTTTCCCGGCCGGGAAAAAGATTGAGAAATTGCGAAAGATCATGACATCCGGCCGCGAGGGATAGCTAAAACCAACATCCTTGAATTCAATGTTTCCATTAACCTCTCCCAAACACTTGCCTTCCAAAGGATCCTCCACAATTGTTGGTTTCTGCTTGATGATCTCCATTAACTTGTATCCGGCCGCTTTGCCTTTACTAAAGGCGCCTAAATTCGAAAAAGACTGTCCCAAACTCCTGCATAATCAAAGcagatataaaaattaaaaaaaaatgaaagaaacatGAACAGAGTCATGAAAACTCAAAAAGGCTCTTACATTCCACCAACAATGGCCGAGAATATAGCCGTGAACGCCTTGCCTCCGTCGGTCTGTCCATTTCGGATGAAAACGCCGGCGTACCAAAAGACTAGTGCCCATGACATGCAAGCTATTCCATAGGTGCATCCGAGGCCTAATCCTTTCGCCATTCCTGCTTTGTATCCAAGCTTCAGAGTGTTCTGTATTGCATCTGAATAAGAGTTCAGCGCCTTGCTCTCCCCAACGTAAGAGTAAACGGTTCGAACTTGCGCAATGGCCTGTTACATTTTGCAGATCATACTGATTATTCCAACCACTTTTCTTTCTGAGACAATGAAATACATGCAATATAGAGGCAACTTTAGGCCAATGTAGTAGAAACTTAGGTGCAGGtaacttcatgtgaagttaaTAGTTAAGAGTCATGGATGGCAATTTAGTCAAACCTATTAAATCATTTAACTGActttcaactatcaacttcacatgaagttcactacacctgagttttcaccaatTTAGAAGCATGGAAACTTTCATGACCTCACCTGTTCGGCAATGATGCCTGCATTGGCATAGGATTCGCGACTCTTGGATGTAAGGCCGGTAAGAGTGTAAGCATACAAGCCGCCAGCGAAAGCGATGCCGGGAATCACGGCAACACTTAGAAGTGCTAGCCTCCATGCTGACACAAAACCAACCACAAGTCCAGCCAGAAAAGTTGAAAGATAATGTATGAAGTTCCCAACCTGAACCACAATCCACACACAAACAGTTCTTGTATGAGGAAAATTGGATTAAACCTTTTGCACTACAACAAGTATTTGTCTTATGGAATATTCAAATTATCAAAGGAAATTGGCAAGTTGTGTTTGGTAAGCATTTctagataaaaatataaagaagCTGAGATAAAACAATACAGAAAAATGTATTGCATCTCTATTTCATAAGTAttttaaaaccaaaaaaaaagagagataaaaacaaagacaaaaagtattatataaaaaaattaaaacaaatacaAGATATAAAAATAGTACTCCTATTTTGGGAGTAATGTTAATGCACTCCAAAAATACCATTAACCTAGTTAGAAggtttatatatttaaatttaaactattaaaataaaatataaaaaattataatttatttaattaacaaaaagtACAGTATTTTTTATACAGCTTTAGcaacacttaaaaaatattactaaaattaagattatacttttttatatttttaaaagatttgttactttttattttgaaattaaaaagtaTTCCTAAATATATTCAAAAAACTACTTTAACTTTAaccatattttttaaatattgtcaAAGTTATACATTCACCCTAGTCATAGCATGCatcattttaaaataaagaaaaaaaaattgtagtaatttatattttactcCAAATAAACTTAGCCGGTGCGCATGTTAAGCAATATTAGCTAACATGCACCACTTTAA
This sequence is a window from Arachis stenosperma cultivar V10309 chromosome 10, arast.V10309.gnm1.PFL2, whole genome shotgun sequence. Protein-coding genes within it:
- the LOC130955767 gene encoding ABC transporter B family member 19 → MAEGVSEANNTKASPSPLPPEAEKKKEQSLPFFKLFSFADKYDYMLMISGTIGAIVHGSSMPVFFLLFGQMVNGFGKNQMDLNKMTQEVSKYALYFVYLGLVVCISSYAEISCWMYSGERQVSTLRKKYLEAVLKQDVGFFDTDARTGDIVFSVSTDTLLVQDAISEKVGNFIHYLSTFLAGLVVGFVSAWRLALLSVAVIPGIAFAGGLYAYTLTGLTSKSRESYANAGIIAEQAIAQVRTVYSYVGESKALNSYSDAIQNTLKLGYKAGMAKGLGLGCTYGIACMSWALVFWYAGVFIRNGQTDGGKAFTAIFSAIVGGMSLGQSFSNLGAFSKGKAAGYKLMEIIKQKPTIVEDPLEGKCLGEVNGNIEFKDVGFSYPSRPDVMIFRNFSIFFPAGKTVAVVGGSGSGKSTVVSLIERFYDPNEGQVLLDNVDIKTLQLKWLRDQIGLVNQEPALFATTILENILYGKPDATMAEVEAAASAANAHSFITLLPNGYNTQVGERGVQLSGGQKQRIAIARAMLKNPKILLLDEATSALDAGSESIVQEALDRLMVGRTTVVVAHRLSTIRNVDTIAVIQQGQVVETGTHEELIAKAGTYASLIRFQEMVGNRDFSNPSTRRTRSSRLSHSLSTKSLSLRSGSLRNLSYQYSTGADGRIEMISNAETDKKNPAPDGYFLRLLKMNAPEWPYSIMGAVGSVLSGFIGPTFAIVMSNMIEVFYYRNYASMEKKTKEYVFIYIGAGLYAVGAYLIQHYFFSIMGENLTTRVRRMMLAAILRNEVGWFDEEEHNSSLVAARLATDAADVKSAIAERISVILQNMTSLLTSFIVAFIVEWRVSLLILATFPLLVLANFAQQLSLKGFAGDTAKAHAKTSMIAGEGVSNIRTVAAFNAQNKMLSVFCHELRVPQMRSLRRSQSSGILFGLSQLALYASEALILWYGAHLVSKGVSTFSKVIKVFVVLVITANSVAETVSLAPEIIRGGEAVGSVFSILDRHTRIDPDDPDADPVESIRGEIELRHVDFAYPSRPDVMVFKDLNLRIRAGQSQALVGASGSGKSSVIALIERFYDPIAGKVMVDGKDIRKLNLKSLRLKIGLVQQEPALFAASIFENIAYGKEGVTESEVIEAARAANVHAFVSSLPEGYKTPVGERGVQLSGGQKQRIAIARAVLKDPTILLLDEATSALDAESECVLQEALERLMRGRTTVLVAHRLSTIRGVDCIGVVQDGRIVEQGSHSELISRPEGAYSRLLQLQHHHI